A section of the Myxococcus virescens genome encodes:
- a CDS encoding 3-oxoacyl-ACP synthase III family protein, giving the protein MYLHALGHFHPPNLLTNAFFEELGLETSDAWIVDRVGIRTRHTVLPLDYLRETRNRDVRAAQEAALFSNAETGRRAALMALERAGLKPSDIGLVVAGGCSPDECIPAESNRVAQLLNIQAPAVDLQSACSSFCMQLHFLAGMRPERLPDYVLVVNMDNSTRVVDYTDRSSAVLWGDGASAAILSPRVPGRWQLTETLLAGDPSGADKVRVPRMGHFTQNGGEVQKFAIRRAGETFQALRTRFMARHPDQGAGAVSFIGHQANLRMLEAVQRRCEVPDARHFFNVHTRGNTGAAGAPGVLSEHWDDPAVGDAVVLSVVGSGLTWAGALLERTPAR; this is encoded by the coding sequence ATGTACCTGCACGCGCTCGGCCACTTCCATCCTCCCAACCTTCTGACCAACGCCTTCTTCGAGGAGCTGGGGCTGGAGACCAGCGATGCGTGGATTGTGGACCGCGTGGGCATCCGCACGCGGCACACGGTGTTGCCGCTGGACTACCTGCGGGAGACGCGCAACCGCGACGTGCGCGCGGCGCAGGAGGCGGCGCTCTTCAGCAACGCGGAGACGGGACGCCGCGCGGCGCTGATGGCGCTGGAGCGCGCGGGGCTGAAGCCGTCCGACATCGGGCTGGTGGTGGCGGGCGGATGCAGTCCCGACGAATGCATTCCCGCCGAGTCCAACCGGGTGGCGCAGCTGCTGAACATCCAAGCGCCGGCGGTGGACCTGCAGAGCGCTTGCTCGTCCTTCTGCATGCAGCTGCACTTCCTGGCGGGCATGCGGCCGGAGCGGCTGCCGGACTACGTGCTGGTGGTCAACATGGACAACTCCACGCGTGTGGTGGACTACACGGACCGCTCCAGCGCGGTGCTGTGGGGAGACGGCGCGTCCGCGGCCATCCTGTCGCCGCGCGTGCCGGGGCGCTGGCAGCTCACGGAGACGCTGCTGGCCGGAGACCCCTCGGGCGCGGACAAGGTGCGCGTGCCGCGCATGGGGCACTTCACCCAGAACGGCGGCGAGGTGCAGAAGTTCGCCATCCGCCGCGCGGGGGAGACGTTCCAGGCCCTGCGAACGCGCTTCATGGCGCGTCACCCGGACCAGGGCGCGGGGGCCGTCTCCTTCATCGGGCACCAGGCCAACCTGCGCATGCTGGAGGCCGTGCAGCGGCGGTGTGAGGTGCCGGACGCGCGGCACTTCTTCAACGTGCACACCCGGGGGAACACCGGCGCCGCCGGCGCGCCTGGCGTCCTGAGCGAGCATTGGGATGACCCCGCCGTGGGAGACGCGGTGGTGCTGAGCGTCGTGGGCAGCGGCCTGACGTGGGCCGGGGCCCTGCTGGAGCGCACCCCGGCGCGGTGA
- a CDS encoding molybdopterin oxidoreductase family protein, whose translation MSAAPGPQVHFRTCNLCEAMCGLRIELDAGRITSIRGDAEDPFSRGHVCPKALALEDLHQDPDRLRSPMRRTASGWESVSWDDALDETARRLYAIQREHGRDAVGSYLGNPNVHNLGNMLFAPELIRTLRSRNRFSATSVDQLPHQFTAYLMFGHQLMVPIPDIDHTGYMLVLGANPLASNGSLMTAPDVRARLRAIQQRGGRIVVMDPRRTETALIADTHVFIRPGTDALALLALLHVAVVEHAPRLGPLDAFTDGLETVCALARDFPPEKVAPHTGVPAHTLRRIAREFLSARAAVCYGRMGVSTQAFGALCQWLITVLNVVSGNLDRRGGTMFTLPAFDVVGGPRALAMGRGGFGRWKSRVRGLPEFAGELPTAAMAEEMLTPGPGRVRALLTVAGNPALSTPDGARMEQALAGLDFMVSIDPYLNETTRHAHLILPPVSPLERSHYDIAFHALAVRNTAKYSPALFEPGPGSRQDWQILLALQHRLLTLRKGRPSVRATLKYQALSRLGPERVLDLGLRLGPYGARVHPAKHGLTLEKLRQSPHGIDLGPLQSCLPRRLQTKNRRIHLAPELLVADMRRLQAAFPQHTVPEQHSGELLLIGRRHLRDNNSWMHNVPGLLKGKPRCTLMMHPEDAARRALADGMEATVISRVGTVTVPIHVTDEVMPGVVSLPHGYGHGRQGTRLAVATAHAGASHNDLTDAQAVDALCGNAAFSGTPVRVRRAAAPESATPVG comes from the coding sequence ATGAGCGCCGCCCCGGGTCCCCAGGTCCACTTCCGCACCTGCAACCTGTGCGAGGCCATGTGCGGCCTGCGCATCGAGCTGGACGCCGGACGCATCACCTCCATCCGGGGTGACGCGGAGGACCCCTTCAGCCGGGGCCACGTCTGTCCCAAGGCCCTGGCGCTGGAGGACCTGCACCAGGACCCGGACCGGCTGCGAAGCCCCATGCGCCGCACCGCCAGCGGTTGGGAGTCCGTCTCCTGGGACGACGCGCTGGATGAGACCGCGCGCCGCCTGTATGCCATCCAGCGGGAGCACGGCCGTGACGCGGTGGGCTCGTACCTGGGCAACCCGAACGTCCACAACCTGGGCAACATGCTGTTCGCCCCGGAGCTGATACGCACGCTGCGCTCGCGCAACCGCTTCTCCGCGACGTCCGTGGACCAGCTGCCGCACCAGTTCACCGCCTACCTCATGTTCGGCCACCAGCTGATGGTGCCGATTCCCGACATCGACCACACCGGCTACATGCTCGTGCTGGGCGCCAATCCCCTGGCGTCCAATGGCAGCCTGATGACGGCGCCCGACGTGCGCGCCCGCCTGCGAGCCATCCAGCAGCGCGGCGGCCGCATCGTCGTCATGGACCCGCGCCGCACGGAGACGGCGCTCATCGCCGACACGCACGTCTTCATCCGGCCGGGCACCGATGCGCTCGCGCTGCTCGCCCTGCTGCACGTGGCGGTGGTGGAGCACGCGCCACGCCTGGGACCGCTGGATGCCTTCACCGATGGCCTGGAGACCGTGTGCGCGCTGGCCCGGGACTTTCCTCCGGAGAAGGTCGCCCCGCACACGGGCGTGCCCGCGCACACCCTGCGCCGCATCGCCCGGGAGTTCCTCTCCGCGCGAGCCGCCGTGTGTTACGGCCGCATGGGGGTGTCCACCCAGGCCTTCGGCGCGCTCTGCCAATGGCTCATCACCGTGCTCAACGTGGTGAGCGGCAACCTGGACCGGCGCGGCGGCACCATGTTCACCCTGCCCGCGTTCGACGTCGTCGGAGGTCCACGGGCCCTGGCCATGGGCCGCGGCGGCTTCGGCCGCTGGAAGAGCCGCGTGCGCGGGCTTCCGGAGTTCGCGGGGGAGTTGCCCACGGCGGCGATGGCGGAGGAGATGCTCACGCCGGGCCCAGGCCGCGTCCGCGCGCTGCTCACCGTCGCGGGCAACCCCGCGCTGTCCACGCCTGATGGCGCTCGGATGGAACAGGCGCTCGCGGGATTGGACTTCATGGTGAGCATCGACCCATACCTCAACGAGACGACGCGCCACGCGCACCTCATCCTCCCGCCGGTGTCACCGCTGGAGCGCAGCCACTACGACATCGCCTTCCACGCGCTGGCGGTGCGCAACACCGCGAAGTACTCGCCCGCTCTCTTCGAGCCCGGGCCGGGCAGCCGCCAGGACTGGCAGATTCTGCTCGCCCTCCAGCACCGGCTGCTGACGCTGCGCAAGGGCCGCCCCTCCGTGCGCGCCACGCTCAAGTACCAGGCCCTGTCCCGCCTGGGTCCGGAGCGGGTGCTGGACCTGGGCCTGCGGCTGGGACCCTACGGCGCGCGCGTCCACCCGGCGAAGCACGGCCTCACCCTGGAGAAGCTGCGCCAGTCGCCCCACGGCATCGACCTGGGGCCGCTCCAGTCCTGCCTGCCCCGGCGTCTCCAGACGAAGAACCGCCGCATCCACCTGGCGCCGGAGCTGCTGGTGGCGGACATGCGACGCCTACAAGCAGCCTTCCCCCAGCACACCGTCCCCGAGCAGCACAGCGGCGAGCTGCTGCTCATCGGCCGGCGTCACCTGCGCGACAACAACTCCTGGATGCACAACGTGCCGGGCCTGCTGAAGGGCAAGCCGCGCTGCACGTTGATGATGCATCCGGAGGACGCGGCCCGGCGGGCGCTCGCCGACGGCATGGAGGCCACCGTCATTTCACGCGTGGGCACGGTGACGGTGCCCATCCACGTGACGGACGAGGTGATGCCCGGCGTGGTGAGCCTGCCCCACGGTTACGGCCATGGCCGCCAGGGCACCCGGCTCGCCGTGGCCACCGCCCACGCGGGCGCCAGCCACAACGACCTCACGGACGCACAGGCCGTGGACGCGCTCTGCGGCAACGCCGCCTTCAGCGGCACGCCGGTGCGGGTGCGACGGGCAGCGGCGCCCGAATCCGCCACACCAGTGGGATGA
- a CDS encoding lysylphosphatidylglycerol synthase domain-containing protein produces MVSNAHGELSLAPPAGAVGAAAPQRVLKRWMVVGLRPVFALAGVGTLALLVHKAGPRELGAVLSSAAPWLPWVVLLELGRQCMDGLATRRAYGPGAGRVPWRVLARAQLIGTAVSSMAPAGRAAAEATKAALLSPYMGGGTATAAAATSQAASLAAGGFISFPCALASYLLTGMSLFTMLMLAHGVLLVLLSVGVRACMRAKRPGAWLVCRFSRWALHAEQFKASARCGSLLPWSPMLAFLCSRLFQVAQYGVLTYAVGIDTSLVQAFFAQGLYLCALAVGSLVPGQVGVSDGAFALAAGVLDTTAARAMSVALLGHLVQLLFVLVGALIPLVWRIRAPLPVAPAPACR; encoded by the coding sequence ATGGTGAGCAACGCGCACGGGGAGTTGTCCCTGGCCCCGCCAGCTGGCGCTGTGGGAGCAGCGGCGCCGCAGCGGGTCCTGAAGCGGTGGATGGTGGTGGGGCTTCGGCCCGTCTTCGCGCTGGCGGGTGTGGGCACACTGGCGTTGCTGGTCCACAAGGCCGGGCCCCGCGAGCTGGGCGCCGTGTTGTCCAGCGCGGCGCCCTGGCTGCCGTGGGTGGTGCTGCTGGAGCTAGGGCGGCAGTGCATGGACGGGCTGGCCACGCGGCGTGCCTATGGCCCGGGAGCGGGGCGCGTGCCCTGGCGCGTCCTGGCCCGCGCGCAGCTCATCGGTACCGCGGTGTCCAGCATGGCCCCGGCGGGCCGCGCCGCGGCGGAGGCCACCAAGGCGGCCCTGCTGAGTCCCTACATGGGCGGCGGAACCGCCACCGCGGCGGCGGCGACCTCGCAGGCGGCGTCCCTGGCGGCGGGCGGCTTCATCTCGTTCCCCTGCGCCCTGGCGTCCTACCTGCTGACGGGCATGTCCCTCTTCACCATGCTCATGCTGGCGCATGGCGTGTTGCTGGTGCTGCTGTCGGTGGGCGTGCGCGCGTGCATGCGCGCGAAGCGGCCCGGTGCGTGGCTGGTGTGCCGCTTCAGCCGCTGGGCGCTCCATGCGGAGCAGTTCAAGGCCTCGGCGCGGTGTGGCTCGTTGCTGCCGTGGTCGCCCATGCTGGCGTTCCTGTGCAGCCGGCTGTTCCAGGTGGCGCAGTACGGCGTGCTGACCTACGCGGTGGGCATCGACACCTCCCTGGTGCAGGCGTTCTTCGCCCAGGGCCTCTACCTGTGCGCGCTGGCGGTGGGCTCGCTGGTGCCGGGGCAGGTGGGCGTGAGTGACGGCGCCTTCGCGCTGGCGGCGGGCGTGCTGGACACCACGGCCGCGCGCGCCATGTCGGTGGCGCTGCTGGGGCACCTGGTGCAGCTGCTGTTCGTGCTGGTGGGGGCGCTCATCCCACTGGTGTGGCGGATTCGGGCGCCGCTGCCCGTCGCACCCGCACCGGCGTGCCGCTGA
- a CDS encoding DUF5953 family protein has protein sequence MSRRRALTLVVYAPALVRSDRRALAIVHGMEQALPGLRLEWEVGEGGRPVALPQRDAWLAERTEEDGFPLMCNGDERYPVMVSGRGRSGLFSPGGQPQFEVHAKLPLDEPVFAAAAALLEGVAEGARSFWGHASPYGYGSEVAQQFRRSPHGPEHSPRGLPMLNLPEKLPTPEIPSFLGWLNYWSTAAARAIGFPDPARDAELLTRARCTASGGWVVRLTDAPLDYNNPAHLEALKRAYERFPEIGGRSSH, from the coding sequence ATGAGCAGGCGCAGAGCCCTCACCCTTGTCGTCTACGCGCCTGCGCTCGTTAGGAGCGACCGCCGCGCTCTCGCTATCGTCCACGGGATGGAACAGGCGCTCCCAGGCTTGCGCCTGGAGTGGGAAGTAGGCGAAGGAGGGCGCCCCGTCGCATTGCCGCAGCGCGATGCGTGGCTCGCAGAAAGGACCGAGGAGGACGGATTCCCCCTGATGTGCAATGGGGATGAGCGTTACCCCGTGATGGTTTCGGGAAGGGGAAGATCCGGACTCTTCAGCCCGGGCGGTCAGCCCCAGTTTGAAGTGCATGCAAAACTGCCATTGGATGAGCCCGTGTTCGCGGCAGCGGCGGCTCTGCTTGAGGGGGTAGCGGAAGGGGCGCGCTCGTTCTGGGGGCATGCGTCGCCATACGGCTACGGTTCTGAGGTCGCGCAGCAGTTTCGCCGCTCGCCGCATGGACCGGAACACTCACCCCGTGGGCTTCCCATGCTGAACCTTCCGGAGAAGCTCCCCACCCCCGAGATTCCCAGTTTTCTTGGGTGGCTGAACTACTGGTCGACAGCCGCCGCACGGGCCATCGGCTTCCCGGATCCTGCTCGCGACGCCGAGTTGCTCACGCGGGCGCGGTGCACGGCGTCGGGCGGGTGGGTCGTGCGCCTTACAGACGCGCCGCTCGACTACAACAACCCCGCGCATCTGGAAGCGCTCAAACGGGCCTACGAGCGCTTTCCGGAGATTGGCGGACGCTCATCGCATTGA
- a CDS encoding DUF6310 domain-containing protein, with the protein MRFRACIALLAFFAACATSPPPRGAHRGRGQRVANLQRAAALPWRDGGRCVVREASHPWPVLVERCYGALDHDRLEFHDTTGRCAVASAGAAAVGVGLCVLAAPEIAVGAVIVLGVVVVAVAIKEALDAYALRHGSPEEAGAARGARVATRKGETKRKPELEPVPAGQDWQPPMPPGPVGRTRRASCEPVPVPHLGGDDRHNECADRFPPNRYPGMDVLVGGVRFDALQVGVRVLWEIKTHRFDTYNDFIQEQEMEKELNQIDNERSAAAACGYGFVVGVSTDAHKEALEARDPTLDVVVTGCTR; encoded by the coding sequence ATGCGGTTTCGCGCGTGCATCGCACTCCTGGCTTTCTTTGCGGCCTGTGCCACGTCGCCTCCGCCTCGGGGCGCACACAGAGGCCGGGGTCAGAGAGTGGCCAATCTCCAGCGGGCGGCGGCGTTGCCCTGGAGGGACGGTGGGCGGTGCGTCGTCCGCGAGGCTTCTCACCCTTGGCCCGTGCTGGTTGAGAGGTGCTATGGGGCCCTCGACCATGACCGGCTCGAGTTCCACGACACCACGGGAAGATGCGCGGTCGCCTCGGCGGGCGCCGCTGCCGTGGGAGTCGGGCTGTGCGTGCTGGCGGCGCCTGAGATTGCCGTGGGAGCCGTCATTGTCCTTGGCGTGGTGGTGGTGGCTGTCGCCATCAAGGAGGCGTTGGACGCGTATGCGCTTCGACACGGTTCTCCCGAGGAAGCAGGAGCCGCGCGAGGAGCGAGGGTGGCGACCCGGAAAGGAGAAACGAAGCGGAAGCCCGAACTGGAACCAGTGCCAGCGGGGCAGGACTGGCAGCCCCCGATGCCGCCTGGACCCGTGGGCCGGACACGCCGCGCCAGTTGTGAGCCTGTTCCGGTGCCACACCTCGGCGGAGACGACAGACACAACGAGTGCGCCGACAGGTTCCCTCCCAACCGTTATCCTGGGATGGACGTGCTTGTTGGGGGTGTCCGCTTCGATGCGCTGCAAGTCGGTGTGCGCGTCCTGTGGGAAATCAAGACCCATCGATTTGACACATACAACGACTTTATCCAGGAACAGGAGATGGAGAAGGAATTGAATCAGATAGACAACGAGCGAAGTGCCGCTGCGGCCTGCGGATATGGCTTCGTCGTTGGGGTGAGCACCGATGCGCACAAAGAGGCGCTGGAGGCACGGGACCCAACACTTGATGTCGTCGTCACAGGGTGCACACGATGA
- a CDS encoding zinc-dependent alcohol dehydrogenase family protein — MKAVRFSAFGQPLKVVEVVEQPDVALKPGEARVEVLATPINPSDILTLSGQYGQLPKLPAVPGNEGVGRVVEVQDSSAVKTGDVVFLPLGAGTWCTQLVAPADSLLRVPPGTDLRQAAMLFINPPTADLLLRDFVALQPGEWVIQNAANSAVGRSIITLAKQAGFKTLNVVRREELAPELTALGADAVLLDSDELPERVREVTGGAKVRLAIDAVGGESTRRLGDALARGGVVVNYGVMSGKGPRLSAAATIFKDITLRGFWLVSWMKKAPREEQGALFARLAKQVAEGTLHVPVEGTFPLESIQEALTRAMEGGRAGKVLLTPNGPL; from the coding sequence ATGAAAGCAGTGCGGTTCTCAGCCTTCGGACAGCCACTGAAGGTGGTGGAAGTCGTGGAGCAGCCGGACGTGGCGCTGAAGCCGGGCGAGGCCCGGGTTGAAGTGCTGGCTACGCCCATCAATCCCTCCGACATCCTCACGCTCAGCGGCCAGTACGGACAGCTCCCGAAGCTCCCCGCCGTGCCCGGCAACGAAGGTGTCGGCCGCGTCGTCGAGGTCCAGGACTCCAGCGCCGTAAAGACGGGTGACGTCGTATTCCTCCCGCTGGGCGCGGGCACCTGGTGCACCCAATTGGTCGCTCCCGCGGACTCGCTCCTGCGGGTGCCGCCGGGAACCGACCTGCGGCAGGCCGCCATGCTGTTCATCAATCCTCCAACCGCGGACCTGCTGCTGCGGGACTTCGTCGCGCTGCAGCCCGGCGAGTGGGTGATACAGAACGCCGCCAACTCGGCGGTGGGCCGCTCCATCATCACCCTGGCGAAGCAGGCAGGCTTCAAGACGCTGAACGTCGTGCGGCGTGAAGAACTGGCGCCGGAGCTCACCGCGCTGGGCGCGGATGCCGTGCTGCTGGACTCGGATGAACTGCCGGAGCGCGTGCGCGAGGTGACGGGCGGCGCCAAGGTCCGGCTGGCCATCGACGCCGTCGGCGGCGAGTCCACCCGGCGCCTGGGTGACGCGCTCGCGCGCGGCGGCGTGGTGGTGAACTATGGCGTGATGAGCGGAAAGGGCCCTCGGTTGTCAGCCGCCGCCACCATCTTCAAGGACATCACCCTGCGCGGCTTCTGGCTGGTGTCGTGGATGAAGAAGGCGCCGCGCGAGGAGCAGGGCGCCCTCTTCGCCCGGCTCGCGAAGCAGGTGGCGGAGGGCACGCTCCACGTTCCGGTGGAGGGAACCTTCCCCCTGGAGTCCATCCAGGAGGCGCTGACGCGCGCCATGGAAGGTGGGCGCGCCGGCAAGGTGCTCCTCACGCCCAACGGCCCACTCTGA
- a CDS encoding aminotransferase class I/II-fold pyridoxal phosphate-dependent enzyme has protein sequence MDPTRNAFPEKNRNLAVGSARLQEVQKAVHYYVDNHHCDVIGRVFHGMPGREARVSFSPTRRDVRLNAEGPRDVLHFGSYNYSGLNGHPRVVAAAEAALRRYGTTVSGVRLLNGTCELHLELERALAEFLGFEDCVTYSSGYAANLSVLSALCGEGDVVLSDMLNHQSIIDGLKLSGADIRTYRHKSLRSIESTLKKLPYEQRKFIITDGVFSMDGDVADLPGIVALAESYNAFILVDDAHATAAMGPNGRGTPAYFGLQSQVDVLTGSLSKGLPGIGGFAAGSKATIDLLRFGSNGYIFSASLPPPIAAGLLEGIRILQEQPELQERLHHNENHLRAGIRAMGLDCMNSESPIIPILMPAYEKTFELTRLLHLEGIYVNPVGYPAVSKNRTRLRINVSANLTQADLDRFLDALDRCSRKLNLQDAPPLQQTGS, from the coding sequence ATGGACCCAACCCGCAATGCCTTTCCCGAGAAGAACCGCAATCTCGCCGTGGGCTCCGCCCGGCTCCAGGAAGTCCAGAAGGCGGTCCATTACTACGTGGACAACCATCACTGTGACGTCATTGGGCGGGTGTTTCACGGGATGCCAGGCCGGGAGGCACGCGTCAGCTTCAGCCCGACGCGCCGGGATGTGAGGCTGAACGCGGAGGGGCCTCGGGACGTCCTCCACTTCGGCTCCTACAACTACTCCGGGCTGAACGGACACCCACGCGTGGTGGCCGCGGCGGAGGCGGCGCTGCGCCGCTACGGGACGACGGTCAGCGGCGTGCGTCTGCTCAACGGGACGTGTGAGCTGCACCTGGAGCTGGAGCGCGCGCTGGCGGAGTTCCTGGGCTTCGAGGACTGCGTCACCTACAGCAGCGGCTACGCGGCCAACCTGTCCGTGCTGTCCGCGCTGTGTGGCGAGGGCGATGTGGTGCTGTCGGACATGCTCAACCACCAGTCCATCATCGACGGGCTGAAGCTGTCCGGCGCGGACATCCGCACCTACCGGCACAAGAGCCTGCGCAGCATCGAGTCCACGCTGAAGAAGCTGCCGTACGAGCAGCGCAAGTTCATCATCACCGACGGCGTCTTCAGCATGGACGGCGACGTGGCGGACCTGCCGGGCATCGTCGCGCTGGCGGAGAGCTACAACGCCTTCATCCTCGTGGATGACGCGCACGCCACCGCCGCCATGGGTCCCAACGGCCGTGGCACCCCGGCCTACTTCGGGCTTCAATCACAGGTGGACGTGCTCACCGGCAGCCTCAGCAAGGGCCTGCCGGGCATCGGCGGGTTCGCCGCCGGTTCCAAGGCCACCATCGACCTGCTGCGCTTCGGCTCCAACGGCTACATCTTCTCCGCCTCGCTGCCGCCGCCCATCGCCGCGGGCCTGCTGGAGGGCATCCGCATCCTCCAGGAGCAGCCCGAGCTCCAGGAGCGGCTGCACCACAACGAGAACCACCTGCGCGCCGGCATCCGCGCCATGGGCCTGGACTGCATGAACAGCGAGTCCCCCATCATCCCCATCCTGATGCCCGCCTACGAGAAGACGTTCGAGCTGACGCGGCTGCTCCACCTGGAGGGCATCTACGTCAACCCGGTGGGCTACCCCGCCGTGAGCAAGAACCGCACGCGCCTGCGCATCAACGTCAGCGCCAACCTCACCCAGGCGGACCTGGACCGCTTCCTGGACGCGCTGGACCGATGCAGCCGCAAACTCAACCTCCAGGACGCGCCGCCGCTCCAGCAGACCGGCTCCTGA